One genomic segment of Candidatus Bathyarchaeota archaeon includes these proteins:
- a CDS encoding molybdopterin dinucleotide-binding protein, with product MEKKLRVTLITGRTIDQGVGKEMGKGSQEYFDSAAVCFMDPVDMAKLGLRGNSKVKVTSKFGSVVVRARKYPYGNMPGMVFIPCGTWANAVCGDDTYSMGMPLFKGFPVEVESTEENVLTLNELLTVEFGKETV from the coding sequence GTGGAGAAAAAATTACGCGTGACTCTAATTACTGGTAGAACGATTGATCAAGGCGTTGGAAAAGAAATGGGTAAAGGATCACAAGAATACTTTGACAGCGCCGCGGTATGTTTTATGGACCCAGTTGACATGGCAAAACTGGGATTACGAGGAAACTCAAAAGTAAAAGTCACATCCAAATTTGGCTCAGTTGTCGTAAGAGCACGAAAATATCCATACGGCAACATGCCCGGAATGGTTTTCATTCCATGTGGAACGTGGGCAAACGCGGTTTGTGGCGATGACACTTATAGCATGGGCATGCCCCTCTTCAAAGGCTTCCCCGTTGAAGTTGAATCCACAGAAGAAAATGTTCTTACATTAAATGAACTTCTAACAGTTGAGTTTGGGAAGGAAACAGTATGA
- a CDS encoding site-2 protease family protein yields the protein MKTSFKIGSIWKIPIELHITFILLILAILVLSYPNFYNFSLVLFLFVFVFFHELAHSVVARHYKIKVRKIILYPIGGVSEIEEIPENPKIEWRMAIAGPATSLAIGAVLLAINQLIYAPSASTIISNVLSITGNLLFDLAFLNLILGAFNLIPAFPMDGGRAFRALLAEKMKFSDATKYAVYLGKGFAVVMAAFGVLFNFWFIIIGIFIYIGANEEAEQTIISTALARVRVKDVMQLQFGFVSPEQDLSETVEIMFKSRYHDALVIKNGEYQGIVQWGEITKVIPEKRSQIKVGDMPLKKIGVFEDEAILEAYKIMSREKIDLLPVIDHANPAMIVGVLTNEAVASAYEKAKNMR from the coding sequence ATGAAGACGTCTTTTAAAATAGGCTCAATATGGAAAATCCCCATAGAGCTACACATCACATTCATACTGCTAATTTTAGCCATACTGGTACTCTCGTACCCTAACTTTTACAATTTCTCGTTGGTTCTTTTCCTGTTTGTCTTCGTATTTTTCCATGAACTCGCCCACTCAGTTGTCGCAAGACACTACAAAATAAAAGTCAGAAAAATCATCCTCTATCCAATCGGCGGAGTCTCCGAAATCGAAGAAATCCCCGAAAACCCAAAAATTGAATGGAGAATGGCCATTGCTGGACCGGCAACTAGCCTTGCAATCGGCGCTGTTCTTCTTGCAATAAATCAGCTTATTTACGCACCCTCAGCGTCAACAATAATTTCCAATGTGCTCTCTATTACTGGAAATCTGCTCTTTGACTTGGCATTTCTTAACCTGATATTGGGTGCTTTTAACTTGATTCCAGCGTTCCCGATGGATGGTGGAAGGGCTTTCAGGGCATTACTTGCTGAAAAAATGAAGTTCTCAGACGCCACCAAATATGCCGTTTATCTTGGCAAAGGCTTCGCAGTTGTTATGGCTGCATTTGGGGTTCTTTTCAATTTCTGGTTTATAATAATAGGCATTTTCATCTATATTGGAGCAAATGAAGAAGCAGAACAAACAATTATATCCACAGCACTTGCGCGGGTGAGAGTGAAAGATGTTATGCAGTTGCAGTTCGGCTTTGTTAGCCCAGAACAAGACCTATCTGAAACCGTGGAAATCATGTTCAAATCTCGTTACCATGACGCTTTGGTCATAAAAAACGGTGAATATCAGGGTATTGTACAGTGGGGTGAAATAACCAAAGTGATACCTGAAAAGAGAAGTCAAATCAAAGTTGGGGATATGCCTCTTAAGAAAATCGGGGTTTTTGAGGATGAAGCAATCCTTGAAGCATACAAGATAATGAGCAGAGAAAAAATTGATTTACTTCCTGTCATTGACCACGCCAACCCAGCCATGATTGTGGGTGTACTCACCAACGAGGCAGTGGCAAGCGCTTATGAGAAAGCAAAAAACATGCGTTAA
- a CDS encoding emp24/gp25L/p24 family protein: MHPIKIIIIILTFTISVAAITSIGYAGTAASVNKAWAGVNYYDDSGQVSLGSTVNIYWTGVVASSQGDTVDITVIDPDGNNITNWMDLTPTDSGNVSFVPDKTGSYAVIFDGHPTYYHFSTVVAVSSVFVLPESFLGTLLALSTGFTAIGVFRVWKTRKHYNPITNKTQLSRG; the protein is encoded by the coding sequence GTGCACCCAATAAAAATCATAATTATCATATTAACCTTTACGATTTCAGTAGCTGCAATAACAAGTATTGGTTATGCGGGTACTGCCGCAAGCGTTAACAAGGCGTGGGCAGGCGTAAACTATTATGACGACAGCGGTCAAGTTAGCTTAGGCTCCACAGTCAACATTTACTGGACGGGCGTGGTTGCGTCCTCACAGGGCGACACCGTTGACATTACAGTAATCGACCCCGACGGAAACAACATTACAAACTGGATGGACTTAACTCCAACAGACTCAGGCAACGTCTCATTTGTGCCAGACAAGACTGGTTCTTACGCAGTAATCTTTGACGGCCACCCAACGTACTATCACTTCAGCACGGTTGTTGCGGTTTCATCAGTTTTTGTTTTGCCAGAAAGCTTCTTAGGTACACTCTTAGCACTGAGCACAGGGTTTACTGCCATTGGTGTTTTTAGGGTATGGAAAACTAGAAAACATTACAACCCAATAACCAACAAAACCCAGCTCAGCAGAGGATAA
- a CDS encoding nicotinate phosphoribosyltransferase — MSDFLDFCKEENMALFTDFYELTMCASYFDHKNFETATFDLFIRRLPENRSYILFAGLEQAVKYLENIKFTEPQLAYLKQQGFKDDFLDYLRNFKFTGEVWAVPEGTIVFPNEPLIRVTAPIIEAQIVETFLLNTINLQTTMATKASRVVHAAKGKAVIEFGLRREQGIDAGMKVARCSYIAGCKGTSNVLAGQVFGIKVFGTMAHSFIMSYHKEIDAFRAFAKTFPHNSTLLIDTYDDIAGAEKAVEIAKEMETQGYRLSGVRLDSGDLSQTSKKVRAILDGKGLGYVKIFVSGDLDEYKIEELLAADAPIDSFGVGTKMGTSADRPYIDAIYKLSETMEPDGSFQPIMKLSKDKHTLPGRKQVYRFKDIQGNFDHDLITLDNENVTGEPLLVKVIEGGKRVYKLPSLEQIRANAAENLQKLPEKYQTLRDAPVFPVELSSNLQELVVLVKKQLTETEIVPC; from the coding sequence ATGAGTGACTTTCTAGATTTCTGCAAAGAAGAAAACATGGCGTTATTCACGGATTTCTACGAGCTAACCATGTGTGCAAGCTATTTTGACCACAAAAATTTTGAAACAGCCACGTTTGACCTTTTCATACGTCGCTTACCTGAAAACCGTAGCTACATCCTCTTTGCAGGGCTTGAACAAGCAGTGAAATATTTAGAAAACATCAAATTTACCGAGCCACAACTGGCTTATCTTAAACAGCAGGGTTTTAAAGATGATTTTCTTGATTACCTACGCAATTTTAAGTTCACTGGCGAGGTTTGGGCTGTTCCAGAAGGCACAATAGTTTTCCCAAACGAACCCCTAATCCGAGTAACCGCCCCAATAATTGAAGCACAAATCGTCGAAACCTTCCTACTAAACACCATAAACCTGCAAACCACCATGGCAACCAAAGCATCCAGAGTAGTACATGCTGCCAAAGGCAAAGCAGTCATCGAGTTTGGGCTACGCCGAGAACAAGGTATTGACGCAGGAATGAAAGTGGCAAGATGCAGCTATATTGCAGGTTGCAAAGGCACGTCAAACGTGCTAGCAGGACAAGTTTTTGGCATCAAAGTTTTTGGCACCATGGCGCACTCCTTCATTATGTCGTATCACAAAGAAATAGATGCCTTTCGAGCATTTGCCAAAACATTTCCCCACAACTCCACCTTGCTCATAGACACTTATGATGACATTGCAGGAGCAGAAAAAGCCGTGGAGATAGCCAAAGAAATGGAGACTCAGGGTTATCGCCTGAGTGGTGTGCGATTGGACAGCGGAGATTTGTCACAAACCAGCAAGAAAGTTCGCGCAATCCTTGACGGTAAAGGCTTGGGGTATGTGAAGATTTTTGTTAGTGGTGACCTTGACGAATACAAAATTGAGGAACTTCTTGCGGCGGATGCACCGATTGACTCGTTTGGTGTGGGAACAAAAATGGGAACCTCAGCTGACAGGCCATACATTGACGCTATCTATAAACTCTCAGAAACAATGGAGCCAGATGGCAGTTTTCAGCCCATCATGAAACTCAGCAAAGACAAACACACTCTGCCCGGAAGAAAGCAGGTTTACCGATTCAAGGACATACAAGGCAATTTTGACCATGATTTAATTACGCTTGACAACGAAAACGTAACTGGTGAACCCCTACTGGTTAAGGTCATAGAAGGGGGCAAACGGGTTTACAAGCTACCATCTCTTGAGCAAATCCGCGCTAACGCCGCAGAGAACCTTCAGAAACTCCCAGAAAAATATCAAACTTTAAGGGACGCACCCGTTTTTCCTGTTGAGTTAAGCAGTAACCTGCAAGAATTGGTTGTTTTGGTTAAAAAACAGTTAACAGAAACGGAAATTGTCCCTTGCTAA
- a CDS encoding hydroxymethylglutaryl-CoA synthase has protein sequence MSSEPIERRVSYLGDRLRASRCQLCGKEYFEVRDYCGDCGRKSYGKMSSNDLFYEKGKLELCTLINEPTNKFTKLGNFIYGIVSFHDGKVRVPARITDQLLCGEKIDLDSLEGREVVPRFRRRYSVGKSEVVPTISLAFTLADEYYPHQEYKIVQPNKEYELPGIVGYGVYTSKFRIKDGSIERAVPFIDEDSITAAVEAGKLALIHSALDSKLIGKVTVGSESNPYAVKPIASKVAQVLKLGEEEGDIQGVDAVDTEFACKAATSTFKDACALVSYPRSGIRFAMSIGADNSQAAPRGCPGGELDQFVGYGGAAYIFGKQDVIAEIEGWYSCTSDTPDFWRRDGEQFPMHGGRFTGDPAYFKHIRKAATKLMEQFNLQPSDITYFVPHQPNPAFPVRIAKELGFKDEQYMPSLQINKIGNTYSGCALIGLGAILDIAKPDDRVLVASYGSGAGSDAYLLRTTSQLPEKRARQKMTVKFQTENPFRQYLDYNTYRRLKLGM, from the coding sequence ATGAGCAGTGAACCAATAGAACGTAGAGTCAGCTACCTTGGCGACAGGTTAAGAGCTAGCCGTTGTCAATTGTGCGGTAAAGAATACTTTGAGGTTCGCGATTACTGCGGTGACTGTGGAAGAAAAAGCTATGGTAAAATGAGCAGCAACGACCTCTTCTACGAGAAAGGAAAACTGGAATTATGCACATTAATCAATGAACCCACAAACAAGTTCACAAAACTGGGAAACTTCATTTACGGCATAGTCAGCTTCCATGACGGAAAAGTTCGTGTTCCAGCAAGAATCACTGACCAGCTTTTGTGCGGAGAAAAAATTGATTTAGACAGCCTCGAAGGACGCGAAGTAGTTCCAAGATTCCGAAGGCGCTACTCAGTAGGAAAAAGCGAGGTTGTCCCAACTATTTCGTTAGCTTTCACTTTGGCAGATGAGTATTATCCACACCAAGAATACAAAATTGTTCAGCCAAACAAAGAGTATGAGCTACCAGGAATCGTTGGCTACGGCGTTTACACATCCAAATTCCGCATAAAAGACGGAAGCATTGAACGCGCTGTCCCATTCATTGATGAAGACTCAATCACCGCAGCGGTTGAAGCAGGAAAACTCGCACTTATCCACTCAGCATTAGACAGCAAATTAATCGGCAAAGTCACCGTGGGCTCAGAATCTAACCCATACGCAGTGAAACCCATCGCCAGCAAAGTCGCACAGGTTTTAAAACTTGGCGAAGAAGAAGGCGACATACAAGGCGTAGACGCAGTCGACACAGAGTTCGCCTGCAAAGCAGCAACAAGCACTTTCAAAGATGCATGTGCACTGGTAAGCTATCCCCGTTCAGGCATCAGATTTGCCATGAGCATCGGCGCAGACAATTCTCAAGCAGCCCCCCGCGGTTGCCCCGGCGGCGAATTAGACCAGTTTGTCGGCTACGGAGGAGCAGCATACATTTTTGGCAAACAAGACGTTATCGCTGAAATAGAAGGCTGGTACAGCTGCACATCAGACACACCTGACTTTTGGCGCAGAGACGGTGAACAGTTCCCCATGCACGGCGGCAGATTCACAGGCGACCCCGCATACTTTAAGCACATTCGCAAAGCAGCAACCAAACTCATGGAACAATTCAACCTCCAACCCAGCGACATAACATACTTTGTCCCACACCAACCCAACCCCGCATTCCCAGTAAGAATCGCAAAAGAACTGGGCTTTAAAGACGAACAATATATGCCTTCACTGCAAATCAACAAAATCGGCAACACCTATTCAGGATGCGCACTTATCGGTTTAGGAGCAATTCTAGACATTGCCAAACCAGATGACCGCGTTTTGGTTGCAAGCTATGGCAGCGGAGCAGGAAGCGACGCATACTTGCTACGGACAACAAGCCAACTTCCAGAGAAGCGTGCACGTCAAAAGATGACAGTGAAGTTTCAAACGGAAAACCCATTCCGCCAATACCTTGACTACAACACATACCGACGCCTAAAGCTCGGAATGTAA
- a CDS encoding SIS domain-containing protein has product MSQIALSTAGWRNKVVLTPDDPGFPGKNMYDAASDLQKRYKKILLLMNSGSGYSDDPLVMAQDLARFIEEKKTNTFSMGLLTSATDSPLAEVTRKHGNLVLLKGRGKSKPSFEYSETGMMGDIFELGTLELMNSMIEAIYRNLEVDDVFSLCLDEFEKIGSIIDSNINSETYTKLVDLMEKRTNVFLGGKGTANEVAKMTGVRLFHIKSFLGDNVYVTRGVNTPHPRAGDLEILISCSGETRPVIIWAEVIKKFAGTVFSITSSKDSMLAKKSDLAIILPEDAKPTMPRRFYTRAAYVLSPLPVKLAERLAQRGLKLPEYIISWYHSVTQ; this is encoded by the coding sequence ATGAGCCAAATTGCGCTTTCAACCGCTGGGTGGCGCAACAAAGTTGTACTCACACCTGACGACCCTGGTTTTCCAGGTAAAAACATGTACGATGCCGCCTCTGATTTGCAGAAGCGTTACAAGAAAATTCTGCTTTTGATGAATTCAGGTAGTGGGTACTCAGATGACCCGTTAGTTATGGCACAGGACTTAGCCAGATTCATTGAAGAAAAGAAAACCAACACGTTTTCAATGGGGCTTTTAACTTCCGCAACTGACTCCCCCTTAGCGGAGGTAACTCGTAAACACGGCAACCTTGTCCTTCTCAAAGGCAGAGGCAAATCCAAACCATCCTTTGAATACAGCGAAACAGGCATGATGGGCGACATTTTCGAGTTGGGCACGCTGGAACTAATGAACAGCATGATTGAAGCAATTTATCGCAACTTGGAAGTTGATGATGTTTTCAGCTTATGCTTGGATGAGTTTGAGAAAATCGGCAGCATCATTGACTCAAACATTAACTCAGAAACCTACACCAAGCTGGTAGACTTAATGGAGAAGCGTACTAACGTGTTTTTGGGTGGAAAAGGAACCGCAAATGAAGTCGCTAAAATGACAGGCGTTAGGCTTTTCCACATTAAAAGCTTCCTTGGTGATAACGTATATGTTACTCGCGGGGTTAACACTCCTCACCCAAGAGCGGGTGACCTTGAAATTTTGATTTCCTGCTCAGGCGAAACCCGACCAGTAATTATCTGGGCTGAAGTAATCAAGAAATTTGCGGGCACAGTTTTCTCAATAACCAGTAGCAAAGACAGCATGCTTGCCAAAAAATCCGACCTCGCCATTATCCTGCCCGAAGATGCCAAACCAACTATGCCAAGACGCTTCTACACACGAGCAGCCTACGTACTCAGCCCCTTACCAGTTAAGCTGGCAGAGCGGCTTGCACAAAGAGGACTAAAACTTCCAGAATACATAATCAGCTGGTATCACTCAGTAACACAGTAA
- a CDS encoding undecaprenyl-diphosphate phosphatase: protein MDLLQSIVLGLIQGFTEWLPISSTGHLRLAEHFFGLSVPLLFDVTLHAGTLLVTLLYFRKDIINILSSLWHRNLKSQDGKLILPIIAGSIPTALIAYLWGNELDGWFNTLSLLGAGLIVSGALLVTSKFTKETKNHISYPVAVLIGIMQGLSIIPSISRSGITIAVMLLLGIKRELAFKFSFLLSIPAIIGALGLTLYQEHDAFVIAGISPLEVTAALVVTVAVSFLALKILFKSLQARKFWMFSIYCLVLGAALVLFSLIG from the coding sequence ATGGACCTACTGCAATCAATAGTTCTTGGCTTAATCCAAGGCTTCACAGAATGGCTCCCAATATCCAGTACGGGGCATCTTCGGTTGGCAGAGCACTTTTTTGGTTTATCCGTGCCGCTACTGTTTGATGTGACATTGCATGCGGGAACATTGTTGGTTACGCTTCTTTACTTCCGAAAAGACATAATCAACATTCTCTCCTCGCTGTGGCATCGAAACCTAAAGTCCCAAGACGGCAAACTAATCCTGCCAATCATTGCAGGTTCCATACCAACCGCCCTAATCGCGTATCTCTGGGGCAACGAGCTAGATGGATGGTTTAACACGCTTTCGCTTTTGGGTGCAGGATTAATTGTCAGCGGCGCTCTACTGGTTACCTCAAAATTCACCAAAGAAACCAAGAACCACATAAGCTACCCCGTAGCGGTTTTAATAGGCATAATGCAAGGATTATCTATTATTCCAAGCATTTCCCGAAGCGGCATAACCATCGCCGTGATGCTACTGCTGGGCATAAAACGCGAGTTAGCCTTCAAATTCTCGTTTTTGCTCTCGATTCCCGCAATAATTGGCGCATTAGGGTTAACGCTGTATCAGGAGCATGACGCTTTTGTGATTGCAGGCATAAGCCCCCTTGAAGTAACCGCAGCTTTGGTTGTCACTGTTGCAGTTAGCTTTTTGGCTTTGAAGATTCTGTTTAAATCATTGCAGGCTAGAAAGTTCTGGATGTTCTCAATTTACTGCTTAGTTTTGGGAGCTGCACTGGTGCTGTTTAGCCTAATCGGTTAA
- the cca gene encoding CCA tRNA nucleotidyltransferase produces the protein MQQKINAITSQILREITPTEAQRAKIQALSLQLEQKIVDACKKEGVDAVVRVEGSVAKDTWLTENPDIDVFMKLPKNIPRANLGDVGLKIAKSAAGNAEQIERFAEHPYLQIIQDDMRIDIVPCYNVERGQWQSATDRTPFHTDYIKKNFNPALLGEVRLLKKFMKGIGVYGAEVKIGGFSGYLCELLIMQYQSFAGVVKAFVDFGRRTVIDLEGYFSQNQRDLNLLFPEPFVVIDPVDKARNVASPVQTQKLYTLIAASRAFLQEPDKKFFYPPKTEALPSEELMKQLEHRGSSLMFVVVDQLEAVPDVLWGQLYRTQRSLRKLLELADFKVLKDAVWSNEKTQSVFLFELETAKLPNVKKHLGPPLERNAECQKFLSKYAQNPAVISGPSIEEGKWVVELPRKATDAAALLRDKLADGGKSVGVADLIAKSVVQKLQVLVDEQIADVYSDDVGFAEFLTVFLSGKPFWL, from the coding sequence ATGCAGCAAAAAATAAACGCGATAACAAGCCAGATTCTTAGAGAAATCACGCCCACAGAAGCGCAAAGAGCAAAAATTCAAGCGTTAAGCCTGCAGCTGGAACAGAAAATTGTGGATGCCTGCAAAAAAGAGGGTGTTGATGCGGTTGTGCGGGTGGAGGGCAGCGTTGCCAAGGATACGTGGCTAACGGAGAACCCTGATATCGATGTTTTCATGAAACTGCCCAAGAATATTCCAAGAGCGAACCTCGGCGATGTCGGCTTAAAAATCGCCAAGTCCGCTGCTGGAAACGCAGAGCAAATTGAACGGTTCGCTGAGCATCCTTATCTTCAAATAATCCAAGATGATATGCGAATCGACATTGTTCCATGCTACAACGTTGAGCGGGGTCAGTGGCAAAGCGCAACCGACCGCACCCCCTTCCATACCGATTACATCAAGAAAAACTTCAATCCCGCCCTGCTTGGGGAGGTTAGGTTGCTTAAGAAGTTCATGAAGGGCATCGGCGTTTATGGGGCAGAAGTGAAAATCGGCGGGTTTAGCGGTTACCTATGCGAGCTGCTAATTATGCAGTATCAGTCTTTTGCTGGTGTAGTGAAGGCTTTCGTGGATTTTGGCAGGCGCACAGTTATTGACCTTGAAGGCTACTTCAGCCAAAACCAACGCGACCTAAACCTGCTCTTCCCTGAACCGTTCGTAGTCATTGACCCCGTTGACAAAGCCCGCAACGTAGCCTCGCCTGTGCAAACCCAAAAACTCTACACACTAATCGCCGCCTCAAGAGCATTCCTACAAGAACCCGACAAAAAATTCTTCTATCCCCCAAAAACAGAAGCGTTACCCTCAGAGGAATTGATGAAGCAGCTTGAGCATCGGGGTTCCTCACTGATGTTTGTAGTTGTTGACCAGTTAGAAGCTGTTCCTGACGTGCTATGGGGACAACTCTACAGGACACAGCGTTCTCTTAGAAAACTGCTTGAACTTGCCGACTTCAAAGTCCTAAAAGACGCAGTTTGGAGCAACGAAAAAACACAAAGCGTCTTCCTATTCGAGCTTGAAACAGCGAAATTGCCAAACGTCAAAAAACATCTTGGTCCACCACTTGAACGAAACGCAGAATGCCAAAAATTCCTCTCCAAATACGCCCAAAATCCAGCGGTGATTTCTGGACCAAGCATTGAGGAGGGTAAATGGGTGGTTGAGTTACCAAGAAAAGCCACCGATGCAGCAGCACTGCTCAGAGATAAGCTTGCGGATGGCGGGAAAAGCGTTGGTGTTGCAGATTTAATTGCTAAGTCTGTAGTGCAAAAATTGCAAGTTTTGGTTGATGAGCAGATTGCAGATGTTTATAGTGATGATGTTGGGTTTGCTGAGTTTTTGACTGTTTTTCTTTCAGGTAAGCCTTTTTGGTTATAA
- the thpR gene encoding RNA 2',3'-cyclic phosphodiesterase translates to MSQSIRAFIAFDMQEPAVQTRLAFAQKSLTQTGADLKVVELQNIHITLRFLGDISPAMVERVYGAMQQVKFKPFTITLNGLGVFPSLNYPRVVWAGITSGAEELKNIFNQLEPPIRALGFAADKNGFSPHLTIARVRSGRNKQQLAEYVTKKAHDDFGSIHLDCLKLKQSQLSPKGPTYFTLKEAHAQQN, encoded by the coding sequence TTGTCCCAGTCTATACGTGCATTTATCGCATTTGACATGCAAGAACCAGCCGTTCAAACCCGACTGGCATTTGCGCAAAAAAGCTTAACCCAAACAGGCGCCGACCTCAAAGTGGTGGAACTGCAAAACATTCACATTACCCTGAGGTTTCTTGGTGACATATCCCCCGCTATGGTTGAGCGGGTTTATGGGGCAATGCAACAGGTCAAATTCAAACCCTTCACAATCACACTTAACGGTTTAGGAGTTTTTCCCAGCCTCAACTATCCCCGCGTGGTTTGGGCAGGAATAACCAGCGGTGCAGAAGAACTCAAAAACATCTTCAATCAGTTAGAACCCCCGATACGAGCTTTGGGATTTGCCGCGGACAAAAACGGTTTCAGCCCACACTTAACCATAGCACGGGTGCGTTCAGGCAGAAACAAGCAGCAACTAGCCGAGTACGTCACCAAAAAAGCACACGACGACTTCGGTAGCATCCACCTTGACTGCTTAAAACTAAAACAAAGTCAACTCTCACCCAAAGGACCAACCTATTTCACACTAAAAGAAGCACACGCACAACAAAACTAA
- a CDS encoding 4Fe-4S binding protein: MITYYGYSDGSGEYYIVIDADKCNGCGKCVTACPNSALQLETMLIDLDDKTVASVTEQERKKLRYTCSPCKPESSKTPCTIACEQDAIKTSWKTT; this comes from the coding sequence GTGATTACGTATTACGGTTACAGTGATGGTTCAGGCGAATACTACATTGTAATAGATGCAGACAAATGCAATGGCTGCGGAAAATGCGTCACCGCCTGCCCCAACAGCGCGCTGCAACTGGAAACCATGCTCATCGACCTTGACGATAAAACTGTGGCTTCAGTCACGGAGCAGGAACGCAAAAAACTCCGCTACACCTGCAGCCCCTGCAAACCCGAATCAAGCAAAACCCCCTGCACAATAGCTTGCGAGCAGGACGCCATTAAAACCAGTTGGAAAACCACCTAA
- a CDS encoding acyl-CoA dehydratase activase: MSNGNGVEFWRWQEYHRIVEGKKWKNGDIITAGVDVGSVGSKAAVAVNGEIYSYGITRTGSNSPESANKALGMALDDTGLKTGDLKYIVGTGYGRVNVPMANKAITEIACHAKGANYIWGPTVRTVLDVGGQDIKAIKIDETGKVTSFLMNDKCAAGTGRGMEVFADLLQVPIEEIGAMSLKVDEEPPPVSCTCVAFAKTEAMNLLRKGWSKEKVMAAYTRAMAVRMSNLINRVGLERELVITGGQSKNVGIVKRIETILNLKCLPTPNWREGGLDPMVAGAIGAALLAKALYDKAQKA; the protein is encoded by the coding sequence ATGAGCAATGGAAACGGCGTGGAGTTTTGGCGTTGGCAAGAGTACCACCGCATTGTCGAAGGCAAAAAATGGAAAAACGGCGACATAATCACTGCGGGTGTGGATGTTGGCTCTGTGGGTTCTAAAGCGGCAGTAGCGGTTAACGGTGAAATCTACTCATACGGCATCACACGCACTGGTTCCAACAGTCCTGAGAGCGCAAACAAAGCCTTAGGCATGGCACTGGACGATACAGGACTCAAAACAGGCGACCTCAAATACATTGTAGGCACAGGCTACGGACGCGTAAACGTTCCCATGGCAAACAAAGCCATTACAGAAATCGCCTGCCACGCAAAAGGCGCCAACTACATCTGGGGACCAACCGTGCGAACAGTGCTTGACGTTGGTGGACAGGACATTAAAGCCATAAAAATCGATGAAACAGGCAAAGTCACAAGCTTTTTGATGAATGATAAATGCGCCGCGGGAACAGGAAGAGGCATGGAAGTCTTTGCTGACCTACTACAGGTACCCATCGAGGAAATCGGTGCAATGTCTCTAAAAGTTGATGAGGAACCCCCACCAGTCAGCTGCACATGTGTGGCGTTTGCAAAAACCGAAGCTATGAATTTGTTGCGTAAGGGCTGGTCTAAAGAAAAAGTCATGGCGGCTTACACGAGGGCGATGGCTGTGCGCATGAGTAACCTAATTAACCGTGTCGGATTAGAACGTGAACTCGTGATTACGGGCGGGCAATCTAAGAACGTCGGTATCGTTAAAAGAATCGAAACTATTCTTAATCTTAAGTGTCTTCCCACGCCTAACTGGCGCGAGGGCGGCTTAGACCCAATGGTTGCTGGTGCAATCGGCGCGGCACTACTGGCTAAGGCACTCTATGACAAGGCACAAAAAGCATAA